One genomic window of Chitinivibrionia bacterium includes the following:
- a CDS encoding M6 family metalloprotease domain-containing protein yields MRQIAAIFLIWALFSQGGFAVPAISAPFEHELPDGSSITVRLHGDEWQNWRTTTDGYTILLNENGFWEYASEDKNGDLQSSGIRAQNENKRTNKEREFLRDRPKNLRGRRLESEIFEMEQIRGVRSILESQEIVPFEGEWTIPVILVGFQGKPFQRTKQDFETLFNGRVRDYFLENSYGKFDLRANVYGPFTLSNPITHYNRFMSSGSLMAREAVNLAIEQGFDYFQYPCPINPDNLIAVHIIFAGYCQAYGAPANDAIWSHAAINTPVFSHNGRWYGRYSCSSELSGISGTNIAPLGTLVHELGHSVFDFRDFYATGSVCPDNWCIMAKGGVINNGNSPSLFSAYPRVRLGWAQEITINSAAQITLPNPTERGVVYRINTQTNGEYFLIENRQRIGFDALIPASGMLIYRVNKNVSAWNNNSPVNTDPANRGYYVMQAGCDRVNGCVSDQGMFVFYSFPRSNDAFPRFIFNSFTDYSVPNARARAGENTNKPITNITHNTTARTISFDFMMTATWNSNTPPVPIDQMTVIISEGASRTLLIPPNATITIIGETDNLFDNSPNSIGIYIPYSSTVIWKAKYAALNTQNLIRGDGRITFTDGGFIVNYDPTSCKLNVLPDTAQLFWNLVPPTGIFYGNDGFLPIANVSARHNFNNWTLSKEPNCTDFGEISRICQICTQTETTPTPERNPENHA; encoded by the coding sequence ATGCGACAAATTGCGGCGATTTTTTTAATTTGGGCTTTATTTTCGCAGGGCGGTTTTGCCGTCCCTGCAATTTCTGCGCCGTTTGAACACGAACTGCCCGACGGCTCAAGCATAACAGTTCGGCTTCACGGCGACGAATGGCAAAATTGGCGAACTACCACGGACGGCTACACAATTTTACTTAACGAAAACGGCTTTTGGGAATACGCAAGCGAAGACAAAAACGGCGATTTGCAATCTTCGGGAATACGCGCGCAAAACGAAAACAAACGCACAAACAAAGAACGCGAATTTCTGCGCGACCGTCCTAAAAATTTAAGAGGTCGTCGTTTAGAAAGCGAAATTTTTGAGATGGAGCAAATACGCGGCGTTCGCAGTATTTTGGAGTCGCAGGAAATTGTCCCGTTTGAGGGCGAATGGACTATTCCCGTAATTCTCGTAGGATTTCAGGGGAAGCCGTTTCAAAGAACAAAACAGGATTTTGAAACCTTGTTTAACGGCAGAGTGCGCGACTATTTTCTCGAAAATTCTTACGGCAAATTCGACTTACGGGCAAACGTTTACGGACCGTTCACTTTGTCAAATCCGATAACGCATTACAACAGGTTTATGTCAAGCGGATCGCTTATGGCTCGCGAAGCGGTAAATTTGGCAATCGAACAAGGATTTGACTATTTTCAATACCCCTGCCCAATAAATCCCGATAATTTAATTGCCGTGCATATAATTTTTGCGGGATATTGCCAAGCATACGGTGCGCCTGCAAACGACGCAATATGGTCGCACGCCGCCATAAATACACCTGTTTTTTCGCATAACGGAAGATGGTATGGCAGGTATTCTTGCTCTTCGGAACTTAGCGGCATAAGCGGCACAAATATTGCGCCCCTCGGAACGCTTGTGCACGAATTGGGACACTCAGTTTTTGATTTCCGTGATTTTTACGCAACAGGTTCCGTATGCCCCGATAATTGGTGTATTATGGCAAAGGGCGGTGTTATTAACAATGGAAATTCCCCATCTCTTTTTTCGGCATACCCACGTGTAAGATTGGGCTGGGCGCAAGAAATTACAATTAACTCAGCCGCACAGATTACTTTGCCTAATCCTACCGAACGCGGAGTAGTATATAGAATAAATACACAAACGAACGGCGAATATTTTCTGATAGAAAACCGTCAAAGAATAGGTTTTGACGCGCTTATTCCTGCAAGCGGTATGTTAATTTATCGTGTAAATAAAAATGTTTCGGCTTGGAACAACAATAGCCCGGTAAACACCGATCCCGCAAATCGCGGATATTATGTAATGCAAGCGGGCTGCGACAGGGTTAACGGTTGTGTAAGCGACCAAGGAATGTTTGTTTTTTACTCGTTTCCTCGTAGCAACGACGCTTTTCCGAGGTTTATTTTTAACAGCTTTACGGATTATTCCGTCCCAAATGCGCGGGCGCGAGCAGGCGAAAACACCAACAAACCCATAACCAACATCACCCACAACACAACAGCAAGAACAATTTCATTCGATTTTATGATGACCGCAACGTGGAACAGCAACACCCCGCCCGTTCCCATAGACCAAATGACCGTAATAATCTCCGAGGGCGCAAGCCGCACCCTGCTTATTCCGCCGAACGCAACCATAACAATAATCGGCGAAACCGACAATTTATTCGACAATTCGCCCAATTCAATCGGCATTTACATTCCGTATTCCTCAACCGTAATCTGGAAAGCAAAATACGCCGCCTTAAACACGCAAAACCTAATAAGAGGCGACGGCAGAATTACTTTTACCGACGGCGGTTTTATAGTAAATTACGACCCGACCTCGTGCAAATTAAACGTTCTGCCCGACACCGCGCAATTATTCTGGAATTTAGTCCCGCCCACAGGCATATTTTACGGCAACGACGGATTTTTACCCATCGCAAACGTATCCGCAAGACACAATTTCAACAACTGGACTTTAAGCAAAGAGCCCAACTGCACGGATTTCGGCGAAATATCAAGAATTTGCCAAATCTGCACCCAAACAGAAACCACTCCCACCCCCGAACGAAACCCCGAAAACCACGCTT
- a CDS encoding pyridoxamine 5'-phosphate oxidase family protein — protein sequence MTAKEKAEKLHKKVGLFFISCVGEDGYPLTKAVLSLPAKHKNSLNEIYFCTNTSSKFAGEIAKNSKASVYFYSKEILIWKGCMLKGNMEIVNDMKIKERLWDDKYKDAYLPEKSPSCPDYCVLKFTPISGRYYTWYKIEDFEI from the coding sequence ATGACAGCAAAAGAAAAAGCGGAGAAATTACACAAAAAAGTAGGATTGTTTTTTATCAGTTGCGTCGGCGAGGACGGGTATCCTCTTACTAAAGCCGTTCTGTCTCTTCCCGCAAAACATAAAAATTCATTGAACGAGATTTATTTTTGCACAAACACATCGTCTAAATTTGCAGGGGAAATCGCTAAAAATTCTAAGGCAAGCGTGTATTTTTACAGCAAGGAAATTCTTATATGGAAAGGCTGTATGCTTAAAGGAAATATGGAAATCGTCAACGATATGAAGATTAAAGAGCGGCTTTGGGACGATAAATATAAGGATGCATACCTTCCCGAAAAATCCCCGTCTTGCCCCGATTATTGCGTGCTAAAATTTACTCCGATTTCGGGCAGATATTACACGTGGTATAAAATCGAAGATTTTGAAATTTAA
- a CDS encoding PIN domain-containing protein, protein MLLIDANIALRYIIGDHKELALKARDMIDNNDIEMPVEVLSEVVYVLKSVYKIDRNVIYSKLLYFFEITECEIPHKASVLCGLKYYAETNLDLVDCILAGYYEVENKEIATFDTGLQKLLAKIKA, encoded by the coding sequence ATGCTGTTAATTGATGCAAATATTGCTTTGCGCTATATTATCGGAGACCATAAGGAATTGGCATTAAAAGCGAGAGATATGATTGACAATAATGACATAGAAATGCCTGTCGAAGTTCTTAGCGAAGTTGTTTATGTCTTAAAAAGCGTTTATAAAATTGACAGAAACGTTATCTATTCAAAATTGTTATACTTTTTTGAAATTACGGAGTGTGAAATTCCACATAAAGCCTCTGTTTTATGTGGTTTAAAGTATTATGCGGAAACAAACCTTGATTTGGTAGATTGTATTTTGGCAGGTTATTATGAAGTAGAAAACAAGGAAATTGCAACATTTGATACGGGTTTGCAAAAACTACTTGCTAAAATAAAAGCATAA
- a CDS encoding AAA family ATPase: MDTKHLDDWAVISQSEVGQIMSSTKKAVLIKGNHGIGKTQILKTWGLANGFDVIVLLGAQMADAGDLIGVPFRSEDGNNLEYSIPAKFKGENKKLLILDELNRSAKDIRDSFFSLALEGEIPQTGYKLPQNSRVAATMNPDNEYYQVDTLDPALLDRFHRFELVVNPREWLTWASGQNINKTLLEFLNKNQNLITQIGCRAWFELGELENSAIGNFKIATSKVGKSAASLWVEYFRKNIDSWEEVFKNIEERDTHEVCCALDRAIQILSGMERKEDVAQMLEIIENVVENLQKNKRMEELGVFNSLYNGECFVYLSQSPKIRQAISFFICEV; encoded by the coding sequence ATGGACACAAAACACTTAGACGACTGGGCGGTCATCAGTCAAAGCGAGGTGGGGCAAATTATGAGTTCCACCAAAAAAGCGGTGCTCATAAAAGGAAATCACGGGATCGGAAAAACGCAAATTCTGAAAACTTGGGGGCTTGCAAACGGGTTTGACGTAATCGTGCTTTTGGGAGCGCAAATGGCGGACGCAGGCGACCTTATCGGCGTGCCGTTCAGAAGCGAAGACGGCAATAATCTCGAATATTCGATACCTGCAAAATTTAAGGGCGAAAACAAAAAACTGCTTATTTTGGACGAGTTAAACCGCTCTGCAAAAGACATTCGCGACAGTTTTTTCTCGCTTGCCTTGGAGGGAGAAATCCCGCAAACAGGCTACAAACTCCCCCAAAACAGCAGAGTTGCCGCAACAATGAACCCCGACAACGAATATTATCAGGTGGACACCTTAGACCCCGCGCTTTTGGATAGATTTCACAGGTTTGAACTTGTCGTAAATCCGCGCGAATGGCTGACTTGGGCGAGCGGGCAAAACATAAACAAAACGCTTCTTGAATTTTTGAATAAAAATCAAAACCTAATAACGCAAATCGGTTGTCGAGCGTGGTTTGAGTTAGGAGAATTGGAAAATTCGGCTATCGGAAATTTCAAAATCGCAACATCAAAAGTCGGCAAATCCGCGGCGAGTTTGTGGGTCGAATATTTCCGTAAAAACATAGATTCTTGGGAAGAGGTTTTTAAGAATATCGAAGAAAGAGACACCCACGAAGTCTGTTGTGCGCTCGACAGAGCAATTCAGATTTTAAGCGGAATGGAGCGCAAAGAAGATGTCGCTCAAATGCTGGAAATCATAGAAAACGTCGTAGAAAACCTGCAAAAAAACAAACGAATGGAGGAATTGGGCGTATTTAATTCCTTATACAACGGCGAATGTTTCGTGTATTTAAGCCAGTCCCCCAAAATTCGGCAGGCAATTAGTTTCTTTATTTGTGAAGTTTGA
- a CDS encoding helix-turn-helix domain-containing protein: MQYHVYQPSAILSPYIKNYWFSDNLGMEGISQKVLPDIYPDLIFVYHKKSNAFHAEIYGLSTGFIDYNYPDSVEMFGVRFRAAAMSAFTRVPLLELTDLELNLTSVDTLFDKEINEAFHKMFYERNSAADMAKYMDKYLLNLLFNLYPLDKQIVRAVDLISSSKGLISPVQIAADICLGSRHFERKFKRVIGVSPKKLAKIARFNNALDCLSAEKSNDVVSVALNCGYYDHRHLIKDFKEFADGNPSDFRAYALS; encoded by the coding sequence ATGCAATACCACGTATATCAGCCGAGTGCGATATTGTCGCCGTATATCAAAAATTATTGGTTTAGCGACAATTTGGGAATGGAGGGAATATCGCAAAAAGTTCTTCCCGATATTTATCCCGACCTTATTTTCGTTTATCATAAAAAAAGCAATGCTTTTCACGCGGAAATATATGGGCTATCGACCGGTTTTATTGACTACAACTATCCCGACAGCGTAGAGATGTTCGGCGTGCGTTTCAGGGCGGCGGCGATGTCGGCTTTTACGCGTGTTCCGCTTCTTGAACTTACGGATTTGGAACTCAATTTGACCTCGGTCGATACGCTTTTTGACAAGGAAATCAACGAGGCGTTTCACAAAATGTTTTATGAAAGAAACAGCGCGGCGGATATGGCAAAATATATGGATAAATATTTGCTGAACCTCTTGTTTAATTTGTATCCTCTCGATAAGCAAATTGTTCGCGCCGTCGATTTGATTTCTTCGTCGAAAGGGCTGATTTCACCCGTGCAAATCGCGGCGGATATATGTTTGGGTTCGAGGCATTTTGAGCGAAAATTTAAGCGTGTAATCGGCGTAAGTCCAAAGAAATTGGCTAAAATTGCCAGATTTAATAATGCGTTGGATTGTTTGTCGGCGGAGAAAAGCAACGATGTTGTTTCGGTTGCATTGAATTGCGGATATTACGACCACAGGCATTTAATTAAGGATTTTAAGGAGTTTGCAGACGGCAATCCAAGCGATTTTCGGGCTTATGCGCTCTCCTGA
- a CDS encoding VOC family protein gives MQLSKIGVRIMVRKDYGACFDFYTEKLGLVPVYGDRNGPYTMFGQKDDDQDCERIAIFSAMGMKEFKGYEHPAVQNPPSDTIVAVIPSENIDEDYRRMKEAGVEFLSEPQSMVDWGMRCTYFTDPEGNIFELNGEL, from the coding sequence ATGCAGTTAAGTAAAATCGGCGTGCGGATTATGGTTCGCAAAGATTATGGGGCTTGCTTTGATTTTTACACGGAAAAATTAGGTTTAGTTCCGGTTTACGGAGACAGAAACGGTCCTTACACGATGTTCGGACAAAAAGACGACGACCAAGATTGCGAGCGGATTGCTATTTTCAGCGCAATGGGTATGAAAGAGTTCAAAGGATACGAGCACCCTGCCGTTCAAAATCCTCCGTCCGACACAATTGTAGCGGTAATCCCCAGCGAAAACATAGACGAAGATTATCGCCGAATGAAAGAAGCGGGCGTAGAATTTTTAAGCGAACCGCAATCTATGGTGGATTGGGGAATGCGCTGCACATATTTCACCGACCCCGAAGGCAACATTTTCGAACTGAACGGCGAATTGTGA